The Oncorhynchus keta strain PuntledgeMale-10-30-2019 chromosome 17, Oket_V2, whole genome shotgun sequence genome has a window encoding:
- the LOC118371659 gene encoding Kruppel-like factor 18 isoform X14, which produces MDLYCVWLIIFGLTLTSTLRILEWPPLNCTQLDLQCSVQINNCSDDGWIKPRHQAPNGPLWHSGSQQHVFVRRGESGDLLPVMSLSWSLQINGGVINGTSGTEVHVTEEDSNQSICVRYIFHNKIQNMMINWKPWTFSLDRVVVDPENNYSVSIYNLPKPDLGNYRLDKIFTIPGCKDPSIKAAKVCLENGSLWDPQLSWTVSVDGGERLIITVGFNTAEFSDEYQISIQNTQHSRHVMRVGICGQQHSQHVMRVGICGQQHSQHVMRVGICGQQHSQHVMRVGICGQQHSQHVMRVGICGQQHSQHVTRVGICGQQHSQHVTRVGICGQQHSQHVTRVGICGQQHSQHVTRVGICGQQHSQHVTRVGICGQQHSQHVTRVGICGQQHSQHVTRVGICGQQHSQHVTRVGICGQQHSQHVTRVGICGQQHSQHVTRVGICGQQHSQHVTRVGICGQQHSQHVTRVGICGQQHSQHVTRVGICGQQHSQHVTRVGICGQQHSQHVTRVGICGQQHSQHVTRVGICGQQHSQHVTRVGICGQQHSQHVTRVGICGQQHSQHVTRVGICGQQHSQHVTRVGICGQQHSQHVTRVGICGQQHSMMKHR; this is translated from the exons GATCTCCAATGCAGCGTTCAAATTA ATAACTGTTCAGACGACGGCTGGATTAAACCCAGACACCAGGCGCCTAACGGTCCTCTGTGGCACTCAGGTTCACAGCAGCATGTGTttgtgaggagaggggagagtggtgaTCTGCTACCCGTGATGTCTCTGAGCTGGAGCCTTCAGATCAATG GAGGTGTAATCAATGGGACCAGTGGGACCGAGGTGCACGTCACTGAAGAGGACAGCAATCAAAGCATATGTGTCCGATACATCTTCcataacaaaatacaaaacatgaTGATTAACTGGAAGCCG TGGACATTTTCCTTGGACAGAGTTGTGGTGGACCCCGAAAACAATTATTCTGTTTCGATCTACAATTTACCAAAACCAGACCTGGGGAATTACAGACTTGACAAAATCTTTACAATCCCAG GATGCAAGGATCCAAGCATAAAAGCAGCCAAGGTGTGTTTGGAAAACG GCAGTCTTTGGGATCCCCAGTTGTCCTGGACTGTGTcagtggatggaggagagagactgatcaTCACAGTGGGTTTTAATACAGCTGAGTTCTCTGACGAATACCAGATATCCATCCAGAACACTCAACACTCACggcatgtcatgagggtaggtaTCTGTGGTCAACAACACTCACagcatgtcatgagggtaggtaTCTGTGGTCAACAACACTCACagcatgtcatgagggtaggtaTCTGTGGTCAACAACACTCACagcatgtcatgagggtaggtaTCTGTGGTCAACAACACTCACagcatgtcatgagggtag GTATCTGTGGTCAACAACACTCACAGCATGTCACGAGGGTAGGTATCTGTGGTCAACAACACTCACAACATGTCACGAGGGTAG GTATCTGTGGTCAACAACACTCACAACATGTCACGAGGGTAG GTATCTGTGGTCAACAACACTCACAACATGTCACGAGGGTAGGTATCTGTGGTCAACAACACTCACAACATGTCACGAGGGTAGGTATCTGTGGTCAACAACACTCACAACATGTCACGAGGGTAGGTATCTGTGGTCAACAACACTCACAGCATGTCACGAGGGTAGGTATCTGTGGTCAACAACACTCACAGCATGTCACGAGGGTAGGTATCTGTGGTCAACAACACTCACAGCATGTCACGAGGGTAGGTATCTGTGGTCAACAACACTCACAGCATGTCACGAGGGTAGGTATCTGTGGTCAACAACACTCACAGCATGTCACGAGGGTAGGTATCTGTGGTCAACAACACTCACAGCATGTCACGAGGGTAGGTATCTGTGGTCAACAACACTCACAACATGTCACGAGGGTAGGTATCTGTGGTCAACAACACTCACAACATGTCACGAGGGTAGGTATCTGTGGTCAACAACACTCACAACATGTCACGAGGGTAG GTATCTGTGGTCAACAACACTCACAGCATGTCACGAGGGTAGGTATCTGTGGTCAACAACACTCACAGCATGTCACGAGGGTAGGTATCTGTGGTCAACAACACTCACAGCATGTCACGAGGGTAGGTATCTGTGGTCAACAACACTCACAGCATGTCACGAGGGTAGGTATCTGTGGTCAACAACACTCACAACATGTCACGAGGGTAGGTATCTGTGGTCAACAACACTCACAGCATGTCACGAGGGTAGGTATCTGTGGTCAACAACACTCAATGATGAAACATCGGTAA
- the LOC118371659 gene encoding Kruppel-like factor 18 isoform X35 — translation MDLYCVWLIIFGLTLTSTLRILEWPPLNCTQLDLQCSVQINNCSDDGWIKPRHQAPNGPLWHSGSQQHVFVRRGESGDLLPVMSLSWSLQINGGVINGTSGTEVHVTEEDSNQSICVRYIFHNKIQNMMINWKPWTFSLDRVVVDPENNYSVSIYNLPKPDLGNYRLDKIFTIPGCKDPSIKAAKVCLENGSLWDPQLSWTVSVDGGERLIITVGFNTAEFSDEYQISIQNTQHSRHVMRVGICGQQHSQHVMRVGICGQQHSQHVMRVGICGQQHSQHVMRVGICGQQHSQHVMRVGICGQQHSQHVTRVGICGQQHSQHVTRVGICGQQHSQHVTRVGICGQQHSQHVTRVGICGQQHSQHVTRVGICGQQHSQHVTRVGICGQQHSQHVTRVGICGQQHSQHVTRVGICGQQHSQHVTRVGICGQQHSQHVTRVGICGQQHSQHVTRVGICGQQHSQHVTRVGICGQQHSQHVTRVGICGQQHSQHVTRVGICGQQHSQHVTRVGICGQQHSQHVTRVGICGQQHSQHVTRVGICGQQHSQHVTRVGICGQQHSQHVTRVGICGQQHSMMKHR, via the exons GATCTCCAATGCAGCGTTCAAATTA ATAACTGTTCAGACGACGGCTGGATTAAACCCAGACACCAGGCGCCTAACGGTCCTCTGTGGCACTCAGGTTCACAGCAGCATGTGTttgtgaggagaggggagagtggtgaTCTGCTACCCGTGATGTCTCTGAGCTGGAGCCTTCAGATCAATG GAGGTGTAATCAATGGGACCAGTGGGACCGAGGTGCACGTCACTGAAGAGGACAGCAATCAAAGCATATGTGTCCGATACATCTTCcataacaaaatacaaaacatgaTGATTAACTGGAAGCCG TGGACATTTTCCTTGGACAGAGTTGTGGTGGACCCCGAAAACAATTATTCTGTTTCGATCTACAATTTACCAAAACCAGACCTGGGGAATTACAGACTTGACAAAATCTTTACAATCCCAG GATGCAAGGATCCAAGCATAAAAGCAGCCAAGGTGTGTTTGGAAAACG GCAGTCTTTGGGATCCCCAGTTGTCCTGGACTGTGTcagtggatggaggagagagactgatcaTCACAGTGGGTTTTAATACAGCTGAGTTCTCTGACGAATACCAGATATCCATCCAGAACACTCAACACTCACggcatgtcatgagggtaggtaTCTGTGGTCAACAACACTCACagcatgtcatgagggtaggtaTCTGTGGTCAACAACACTCACagcatgtcatgagggtaggtaTCTGTGGTCAACAACACTCACagcatgtcatgagggtaggtaTCTGTGGTCAACAACACTCACagcatgtcatgagggtag GTATCTGTGGTCAACAACACTCACAGCATGTCACGAGGGTAGGTATCTGTGGTCAACAACACTCACAACATGTCACGAGGGTAGGTATCTGTGGTCAACAACACTCACAGCATGTCACGAGGGTAGGTATCTGTGGTCAACAACACTCACAGCATGTCACGAGGGTAG GTATCTGTGGTCAACAACACTCACAGCATGTCACGAGGGTAGGTATCTGTGGTCAACAACACTCACAGCATGTCACGAGGGTAGGTATCTGTGGTCAACAACACTCACAGCATGTCACGAGGGTAGGTATCTGTGGTCAACAACACTCACAGCATGTCACGAGGGTAGGTATCTGTGGTCAACAACACTCACAGCATGTCACGAGGGTAGGTATCTGTGGTCAACAACACTCACAGCATGTCACGAGGGTAGGTATCTGTGGTCAACAACACTCACAACATGTCACGAGGGTAGGTATCTGTGGTCAACAACACTCACAACATGTCACGAGGGTAGGTATCTGTGGTCAACAACACTCACAACATGTCACGAGGGTAG GTATCTGTGGTCAACAACACTCACAGCATGTCACGAGGGTAGGTATCTGTGGTCAACAACACTCACAGCATGTCACGAGGGTAGGTATCTGTGGTCAACAACACTCACAGCATGTCACGAGGGTAGGTATCTGTGGTCAACAACACTCACAGCATGTCACGAGGGTAGGTATCTGTGGTCAACAACACTCACAACATGTCACGAGGGTAGGTATCTGTGGTCAACAACACTCACAGCATGTCACGAGGGTAGGTATCTGTGGTCAACAACACTCAATGATGAAACATCGGTAA
- the LOC118371659 gene encoding Kruppel-like factor 18 isoform X34 produces MDLYCVWLIIFGLTLTSTLRILEWPPLNCTQLDLQCSVQINNCSDDGWIKPRHQAPNGPLWHSGSQQHVFVRRGESGDLLPVMSLSWSLQINGGVINGTSGTEVHVTEEDSNQSICVRYIFHNKIQNMMINWKPWTFSLDRVVVDPENNYSVSIYNLPKPDLGNYRLDKIFTIPGCKDPSIKAAKVCLENGSLWDPQLSWTVSVDGGERLIITVGFNTAEFSDEYQISIQNTQHSRHVMRVGICGQQHSQHVMRVGICGQQHSQHVMRVGICGQQHSQHVMRVGICGQQHSQHVMRVGICGQQHSQHVTRVGICGQQHSQHVTRVGICGQQHSQHVTRVGICGQQHSQHVTRVGICGQQHSQHVTRVGICGQQHSQHVTRVGICGQQHSQHVTRVGICGQQHSQHVTRVGICGQQHSQHVTRVGICGQQHSQHVTRVGICGQQHSQHVTRVGICGQQHSQHVTRVGICGQQHSQHVTRVGICGQQHSQHVTRVGICGQQHSQHVTRVGICGQQHSQHVTRVGICGQQHSQHVTRVGICGQQHSQHVTRVGICGQQHSQHVTRVGICGQQHSMMKHR; encoded by the exons GATCTCCAATGCAGCGTTCAAATTA ATAACTGTTCAGACGACGGCTGGATTAAACCCAGACACCAGGCGCCTAACGGTCCTCTGTGGCACTCAGGTTCACAGCAGCATGTGTttgtgaggagaggggagagtggtgaTCTGCTACCCGTGATGTCTCTGAGCTGGAGCCTTCAGATCAATG GAGGTGTAATCAATGGGACCAGTGGGACCGAGGTGCACGTCACTGAAGAGGACAGCAATCAAAGCATATGTGTCCGATACATCTTCcataacaaaatacaaaacatgaTGATTAACTGGAAGCCG TGGACATTTTCCTTGGACAGAGTTGTGGTGGACCCCGAAAACAATTATTCTGTTTCGATCTACAATTTACCAAAACCAGACCTGGGGAATTACAGACTTGACAAAATCTTTACAATCCCAG GATGCAAGGATCCAAGCATAAAAGCAGCCAAGGTGTGTTTGGAAAACG GCAGTCTTTGGGATCCCCAGTTGTCCTGGACTGTGTcagtggatggaggagagagactgatcaTCACAGTGGGTTTTAATACAGCTGAGTTCTCTGACGAATACCAGATATCCATCCAGAACACTCAACACTCACggcatgtcatgagggtaggtaTCTGTGGTCAACAACACTCACagcatgtcatgagggtaggtaTCTGTGGTCAACAACACTCACagcatgtcatgagggtaggtaTCTGTGGTCAACAACACTCACagcatgtcatgagggtaggtaTCTGTGGTCAACAACACTCACagcatgtcatgagggtag GTATCTGTGGTCAACAACACTCACAGCATGTCACGAGGGTAGGTATCTGTGGTCAACAACACTCACAACATGTCACGAGGGTAGGTATCTGTGGTCAACAACACTCACAGCATGTCACGAGGGTAG GTATCTGTGGTCAACAACACTCACAACATGTCACGAGGGTAGGTATCTGTGGTCAACAACACTCACAGCATGTCACGAGGGTAGGTATCTGTGGTCAACAACACTCACAGCATGTCACGAGGGTAGGTATCTGTGGTCAACAACACTCACAGCATGTCACGAGGGTAGGTATCTGTGGTCAACAACACTCACAGCATGTCACGAGGGTAGGTATCTGTGGTCAACAACACTCACAGCATGTCACGAGGGTAGGTATCTGTGGTCAACAACACTCACAGCATGTCACGAGGGTAGGTATCTGTGGTCAACAACACTCACAACATGTCACGAGGGTAGGTATCTGTGGTCAACAACACTCACAACATGTCACGAGGGTAGGTATCTGTGGTCAACAACACTCACAACATGTCACGAGGGTAG GTATCTGTGGTCAACAACACTCACAGCATGTCACGAGGGTAGGTATCTGTGGTCAACAACACTCACAGCATGTCACGAGGGTAGGTATCTGTGGTCAACAACACTCACAGCATGTCACGAGGGTAGGTATCTGTGGTCAACAACACTCACAGCATGTCACGAGGGTAGGTATCTGTGGTCAACAACACTCACAACATGTCACGAGGGTAGGTATCTGTGGTCAACAACACTCACAGCATGTCACGAGGGTAGGTATCTGTGGTCAACAACACTCAATGATGAAACATCGGTAA
- the LOC118371659 gene encoding Kruppel-like factor 18 isoform X46 gives MDLYCVWLIIFGLTLTSTLRILEWPPLNCTQLDLQCSVQINNCSDDGWIKPRHQAPNGPLWHSGSQQHVFVRRGESGDLLPVMSLSWSLQINGGVINGTSGTEVHVTEEDSNQSICVRYIFHNKIQNMMINWKPWTFSLDRVVVDPENNYSVSIYNLPKPDLGNYRLDKIFTIPGCKDPSIKAAKVCLENGSLWDPQLSWTVSVDGGERLIITVGFNTAEFSDEYQISIQNTQHSRHVMRVGICGQQHSQHVMRVGICGQQHSQHVMRVGICGQQHSQHVMRVGICGQQHSQHVMRVGICGQQHSQHVTRVGICGQQHSQHVTRVGICGQQHSQHVTRVGICGQQHSQHVTRVGICGQQHSQHVTRVGICGQQHSQHVTRVGICGQQHSQHVTRVGICGQQHSQHVTRVGICGQQHSQHVTRVGICGQQHSQHVTRVGICGQQHSQHVTRVGICGQQHSQHVTRVGICGQQHSQHVTRVGICGQQHSQHVTRVGICGQQHSQHVTRVGICGQQHSQHVTRVGICGQQHSQHVTRVGICGQQHSMMKHR, from the exons GATCTCCAATGCAGCGTTCAAATTA ATAACTGTTCAGACGACGGCTGGATTAAACCCAGACACCAGGCGCCTAACGGTCCTCTGTGGCACTCAGGTTCACAGCAGCATGTGTttgtgaggagaggggagagtggtgaTCTGCTACCCGTGATGTCTCTGAGCTGGAGCCTTCAGATCAATG GAGGTGTAATCAATGGGACCAGTGGGACCGAGGTGCACGTCACTGAAGAGGACAGCAATCAAAGCATATGTGTCCGATACATCTTCcataacaaaatacaaaacatgaTGATTAACTGGAAGCCG TGGACATTTTCCTTGGACAGAGTTGTGGTGGACCCCGAAAACAATTATTCTGTTTCGATCTACAATTTACCAAAACCAGACCTGGGGAATTACAGACTTGACAAAATCTTTACAATCCCAG GATGCAAGGATCCAAGCATAAAAGCAGCCAAGGTGTGTTTGGAAAACG GCAGTCTTTGGGATCCCCAGTTGTCCTGGACTGTGTcagtggatggaggagagagactgatcaTCACAGTGGGTTTTAATACAGCTGAGTTCTCTGACGAATACCAGATATCCATCCAGAACACTCAACACTCACggcatgtcatgagggtaggtaTCTGTGGTCAACAACACTCACagcatgtcatgagggtaggtaTCTGTGGTCAACAACACTCACagcatgtcatgagggtaggtaTCTGTGGTCAACAACACTCACagcatgtcatgagggtaggtaTCTGTGGTCAACAACACTCACagcatgtcatgagggtag GTATCTGTGGTCAACAACACTCACAGCATGTCACGAGGGTAGGTATCTGTGGTCAACAACACTCACAACATGTCACGAGGGTAGGTATCTGTGGTCAACAACACTCACAGCATGTCACGAGGGTAGGTATCTGTGGTCAACAACACTCACAGCATGTCACGAGGGTAGGTATCTGTGGTCAACAACACTCACAGCATGTCACGAGGGTAGGTATCTGTGGTCAACAACACTCACAACATGTCACGAGGGTAGGTATCTGTGGTCAACAACACTCACAGCATGTCACGAGGGTAGGTATCTGTGGTCAACAACACTCACAGCATGTCACGAGGGTAGGTATCTGTGGTCAACAACACTCACAACATGTCACGAGGGTAGGTATCTGTGGTCAACAACACTCACAACATGTCACGAGGGTAGGTATCTGTGGTCAACAACACTCACAACATGTCACGAGGGTAGGTATCTGTGGTCAACAACACTCACAGCATGTCACGAGGGTAG GTATCTGTGGTCAACAACACTCACAACATGTCACGAGGGTAG GTATCTGTGGTCAACAACACTCACAGCATGTCACGAGGGTAGGTATCTGTGGTCAACAACACTCACAGCATGTCACGAGGGTAGGTATCTGTGGTCAACAACACTCACAACATGTCACGAGGGTAGGTATCTGTGGTCAACAACACTCACAGCATGTCACGAGGGTAGGTATCTGTGGTCAACAACACTCAATGATGAAACATCGGTAA
- the LOC118371659 gene encoding Kruppel-like factor 18 isoform X17, with translation MDLYCVWLIIFGLTLTSTLRILEWPPLNCTQLDLQCSVQINNCSDDGWIKPRHQAPNGPLWHSGSQQHVFVRRGESGDLLPVMSLSWSLQINGGVINGTSGTEVHVTEEDSNQSICVRYIFHNKIQNMMINWKPWTFSLDRVVVDPENNYSVSIYNLPKPDLGNYRLDKIFTIPGCKDPSIKAAKVCLENGSLWDPQLSWTVSVDGGERLIITVGFNTAEFSDEYQISIQNTQHSRHVMRVGICGQQHSQHVMRVGICGQQHSQHVMRVGICGQQHSQHVMRVGICGQQHSQHVMRVGICGQQHSQHVTRVGICGQQHSQHVTRVGICGQQHSQHVTRVGICGQQHSQHVTRVGICGQQHSQHVTRVGICGQQHSQHVTRVGICGQQHSQHVTRVGICGQQHSQHVTRVGICGQQHSQHVTRVGICGQQHSQHVTRVGICGQQHSQHVTRVGICGQQHSQHVTRVGICGQQHSQHVTRVGICGQQHSQHVTRVGICGQQHSQHVTRVGICGQQHSQHVTRVGICGQQHSQHVTRVGICGQQHSQHVTRVGICGQQHSQHVTRVGICGQQHSQHVTRVGICGQQHSQHVTRVGICGQQHSMMKHR, from the exons GATCTCCAATGCAGCGTTCAAATTA ATAACTGTTCAGACGACGGCTGGATTAAACCCAGACACCAGGCGCCTAACGGTCCTCTGTGGCACTCAGGTTCACAGCAGCATGTGTttgtgaggagaggggagagtggtgaTCTGCTACCCGTGATGTCTCTGAGCTGGAGCCTTCAGATCAATG GAGGTGTAATCAATGGGACCAGTGGGACCGAGGTGCACGTCACTGAAGAGGACAGCAATCAAAGCATATGTGTCCGATACATCTTCcataacaaaatacaaaacatgaTGATTAACTGGAAGCCG TGGACATTTTCCTTGGACAGAGTTGTGGTGGACCCCGAAAACAATTATTCTGTTTCGATCTACAATTTACCAAAACCAGACCTGGGGAATTACAGACTTGACAAAATCTTTACAATCCCAG GATGCAAGGATCCAAGCATAAAAGCAGCCAAGGTGTGTTTGGAAAACG GCAGTCTTTGGGATCCCCAGTTGTCCTGGACTGTGTcagtggatggaggagagagactgatcaTCACAGTGGGTTTTAATACAGCTGAGTTCTCTGACGAATACCAGATATCCATCCAGAACACTCAACACTCACggcatgtcatgagggtaggtaTCTGTGGTCAACAACACTCACagcatgtcatgagggtaggtaTCTGTGGTCAACAACACTCACagcatgtcatgagggtaggtaTCTGTGGTCAACAACACTCACagcatgtcatgagggtaggtaTCTGTGGTCAACAACACTCACagcatgtcatgagggtag GTATCTGTGGTCAACAACACTCACAGCATGTCACGAGGGTAGGTATCTGTGGTCAACAACACTCACAACATGTCACGAGGGTAGGTATCTGTGGTCAACAACACTCACAGCATGTCACGAGGGTAGGTATCTGTGGTCAACAACACTCACAGCATGTCACGAGGGTAGGTATCTGTGGTCAACAACACTCACAGCATGTCACGAGGGTAGGTATCTGTGGTCAACAACACTCACAACATGTCACGAGGGTAGGTATCTGTGGTCAACAACACTCACAGCATGTCACGAGGGTAGGTATCTGTGGTCAACAACACTCACAGCATGTCACGAGGGTAGGTATCTGTGGTCAACAACACTCACAACATGTCACGAGGGTAGGTATCTGTGGTCAACAACACTCACAACATGTCACGAGGGTAG GTATCTGTGGTCAACAACACTCACAGCATGTCACGAGGGTAGGTATCTGTGGTCAACAACACTCACAGCATGTCACGAGGGTAGGTATCTGTGGTCAACAACACTCACAACATGTCACGAGGGTAGGTATCTGTGGTCAACAACACTCACAACATGTCACGAGGGTAGGTATCTGTGGTCAACAACACTCACAACATGTCACGAGGGTAG GTATCTGTGGTCAACAACACTCACAGCATGTCACGAGGGTAGGTATCTGTGGTCAACAACACTCACAGCATGTCACGAGGGTAGGTATCTGTGGTCAACAACACTCACAGCATGTCACGAGGGTAGGTATCTGTGGTCAACAACACTCACAGCATGTCACGAGGGTAGGTATCTGTGGTCAACAACACTCACAACATGTCACGAGGGTAGGTATCTGTGGTCAACAACACTCACAGCATGTCACGAGGGTAGGTATCTGTGGTCAACAACACTCAATGATGAAACATCGGTAA
- the LOC118371659 gene encoding Kruppel-like factor 18 isoform X5, protein MDLYCVWLIIFGLTLTSTLRILEWPPLNCTQLDLQCSVQINNCSDDGWIKPRHQAPNGPLWHSGSQQHVFVRRGESGDLLPVMSLSWSLQINGGVINGTSGTEVHVTEEDSNQSICVRYIFHNKIQNMMINWKPWTFSLDRVVVDPENNYSVSIYNLPKPDLGNYRLDKIFTIPGCKDPSIKAAKVCLENGSLWDPQLSWTVSVDGGERLIITVGFNTAEFSDEYQISIQNTQHSRHVMRVGICGQQHSQHVMRVGICGQQHSQHVMRVGICGQQHSQHVMRVGICGQQHSQHVMRVGICGQQHSQHVTRVGICGQQHSQHVTRVGICGQQHSQHVTRVGICGQQHSQHVTRVGICGQQHSQHVTRVGICGQQHSQHVTRVGICGQQHSQHVTRVGICGQQHSQHVTRVGICGQQHSQHVTRVGICGQQHSQHVTRVGICGQQHSQHVTRVGICGQQHSQHVTRVGICGQQHSQHVTRVGICGQQHSQHVTRVGICGQQHSQHVTRVGICGQQHSQHVTRVGICGQQHSQHVTRVGICGQQHSQHVTRVGICGQQHSQHVTRVGICGQQHSQHVTRVGICGQQHSQHVTRVGICGQQHSQHVTRVGICGQQHSQHVTRVGICGQQHSMMKHR, encoded by the exons GATCTCCAATGCAGCGTTCAAATTA ATAACTGTTCAGACGACGGCTGGATTAAACCCAGACACCAGGCGCCTAACGGTCCTCTGTGGCACTCAGGTTCACAGCAGCATGTGTttgtgaggagaggggagagtggtgaTCTGCTACCCGTGATGTCTCTGAGCTGGAGCCTTCAGATCAATG GAGGTGTAATCAATGGGACCAGTGGGACCGAGGTGCACGTCACTGAAGAGGACAGCAATCAAAGCATATGTGTCCGATACATCTTCcataacaaaatacaaaacatgaTGATTAACTGGAAGCCG TGGACATTTTCCTTGGACAGAGTTGTGGTGGACCCCGAAAACAATTATTCTGTTTCGATCTACAATTTACCAAAACCAGACCTGGGGAATTACAGACTTGACAAAATCTTTACAATCCCAG GATGCAAGGATCCAAGCATAAAAGCAGCCAAGGTGTGTTTGGAAAACG GCAGTCTTTGGGATCCCCAGTTGTCCTGGACTGTGTcagtggatggaggagagagactgatcaTCACAGTGGGTTTTAATACAGCTGAGTTCTCTGACGAATACCAGATATCCATCCAGAACACTCAACACTCACggcatgtcatgagggtaggtaTCTGTGGTCAACAACACTCACagcatgtcatgagggtaggtaTCTGTGGTCAACAACACTCACagcatgtcatgagggtaggtaTCTGTGGTCAACAACACTCACagcatgtcatgagggtaggtaTCTGTGGTCAACAACACTCACagcatgtcatgagggtag GTATCTGTGGTCAACAACACTCACAGCATGTCACGAGGGTAGGTATCTGTGGTCAACAACACTCACAACATGTCACGAGGGTAGGTATCTGTGGTCAACAACACTCACAGCATGTCACGAGGGTAGGTATCTGTGGTCAACAACACTCACAGCATGTCACGAGGGTAGGTATCTGTGGTCAACAACACTCACAGCATGTCACGAGGGTAGGTATCTGTGGTCAACAACACTCACAACATGTCACGAGGGTAGGTATCTGTGGTCAACAACACTCACAGCATGTCACGAGGGTAGGTATCTGTGGTCAACAACACTCACAGCATGTCACGAGGGTAGGTATCTGTGGTCAACAACACTCACAACATGTCACGAGGGTAG GTATCTGTGGTCAACAACACTCACAGCATGTCACGAGGGTAGGTATCTGTGGTCAACAACACTCACAGCATGTCACGAGGGTAGGTATCTGTGGTCAACAACACTCACAGCATGTCACGAGGGTAGGTATCTGTGGTCAACAACACTCACAGCATGTCACGAGGGTAGGTATCTGTGGTCAACAACACTCACAGCATGTCACGAGGGTAGGTATCTGTGGTCAACAACACTCACAACATGTCACGAGGGTAGGTATCTGTGGTCAACAACACTCACAACATGTCACGAGGGTAGGTATCTGTGGTCAACAACACTCACAACATGTCACGAGGGTAG GTATCTGTGGTCAACAACACTCACAGCATGTCACGAGGGTAGGTATCTGTGGTCAACAACACTCACAGCATGTCACGAGGGTAGGTATCTGTGGTCAACAACACTCACAGCATGTCACGAGGGTAGGTATCTGTGGTCAACAACACTCACAGCATGTCACGAGGGTAGGTATCTGTGGTCAACAACACTCACAACATGTCACGAGGGTAGGTATCTGTGGTCAACAACACTCACAGCATGTCACGAGGGTAGGTATCTGTGGTCAACAACACTCAATGATGAAACATCGGTAA